One genomic window of Coffea eugenioides isolate CCC68of chromosome 1, Ceug_1.0, whole genome shotgun sequence includes the following:
- the LOC113771615 gene encoding uncharacterized protein LOC113771615, translating to MVVNRWYGGIEDDEKAFKLAPLWVQVWNLPVHWISKDVGKKIGSVFNQVRDVIIPQTGGKEGRHLKIAVLVDIEQPLLKGTTIKVAGRVKWVHFKYERCPDFCYSCGRIGHSERLYGTSLSGIEGKKDNQYGNWMRAGNANGEMSPQKKQTGVIFNPQRRHCSYQNRDWVEKERGEIAGSDVSGGLDETPIAVTQQMDQTTTLTEALPKPSTNIVFFPNLVGIAESGALKPSSGGEPNMHADVNARKEQDRGNI from the coding sequence ATGGTGGTCAACAGGTGGTACGGAGGAATAGAGGATGATGAAAAAGCCTTTAAACTTGCTCCACTCTGGGTGCAAGTCTGGAACCTCCCAGTTCACTGGATTTCAAAGGACGTTGGCAAAAAGATAGGATCCGTTTTTAATCAGGTTAGGGATGTCATTATACCACAAACAGGGGGAAAAGAAGGGAGGCACCTGAAGATAGCTGTTCTGGTGGATATTGAACAACCTCTTCTGAAAGGGACAACAATTAAGGTGGCAGGGAGAGTTAAATGGGTACACTTTAAGTATGAGAGATGTCCGGATTTTTGCTATAGCTGTGGAAGAATAGGACACAGCGAGAGATTATATGGAACGTCTTTGAGTGGGATTGAAGGGAAAAAGGATAACCAATATGGAAATTGGATGAGGGCAGGGAATGCAAATGGGGAGATGTCTCCCCAGAAAAAACAAACAGGAGTAATTTTTAACCCCCAAAGACGTCACTGTAGTTACCAGAATAGGGATTGGGTAGAGAAGGAGAGGGGGGAGATTGCGGGCAGTGATGTTTCCGGAGGTTTGGATGAGACACCAATTGCAGTAACGCAGCAAATGGACCAAACAACCACTCTGACAGAGGCTTTGcctaaaccatctacaaatatAGTATTCTTTCCAAACTTGGTGGGAATTGCGGAATCTGGAGCTCTAAAACCATCCTCTGGAGGGGAACCAAATATGCATGCTGATGTGAATGCTAGAAAGGAACAGGATAGAGGAAATATATGA